GGTCTGTGCCCCACAGCACATGGACCTTCAGCCGGGCCGTGCCCCGCTGAAGTGAACAGCACATGGAGTTGGTGAGGGGGTTGCCGGAGCAGTAGCATTTGCAGGGGTCCAAGGCGTCGGCCTGGCCCCCTTTTGGGCAGCTACGAGGGCAACTTTTCTTGTGCCCCCGCTCAGCCACGTactccttcactgcctgcctcagCGCCTCCCGCCTGGGGTCGCCCGGTCTCACCAGGGCGTGGATGGGCATCAGAGAGTAGGAGACCAGGTCGGGGCTGGCTCTGAGGCTCTCCATCCAGGTCGAGAAGGAGCTGGCATTTTGCTCAGTGGAGAAGAGCTGCTTGGAGTCGCTCTTGCCACCCGTCACCTGGATGCGCTTCTCCATGTAGGGCACCTgggagctcccccagccctggttGCTCTCGTTGCTGGACTGGGCGCTGGAGGAGAGCGGGCTCAAGCCCAGGTCTTGCAAGAACTGGGAGCCCAGGCGCGCCTTGATTTCGGTGGCTGTCAGCCCATCCAGCACTGCCCGGCAGGTCTGGACGGCCGTCAGCTGCCGCACCTGCCCCCCCAGGTCTGCCTGCCTCACATAGTGGGTACCATACTTGGCCAGGAAGGGCCAGTATATGGATGAGTTGTAGCCGGGTGGGAGACTTCTCAGGGTCCAGAAGAACTGGGGCATCAGTGGGGGGTCTTGAGCGAGACTCAGCCTGcccagaggggaaagagagaggagttAGGAGCCAACCAGAGACCCCCTGCATCTTCCCCCTGAACAAACTGGCCCCACTTCCCCAGTGCTCACTCCCTGGCTTCCCtggcaggtggggggcagtgggagacgctctcctctTGCAGTCAGTGCTACCCCATTACCCCACTGCAgcagtagggggcgctgggctgcagggagcagggcggggtgggggattCTCACCTGTAATACACGCAGGGTATCTCTTGGCGCACGAACATGTACTTGTCCTGCAGCTCCTTCTGGTAAGCGTAGCTGGTGAGCTGGGATTTGGACCCCCCCAAGGCCAGGCCATGGGACTCCTCTCGCAGCTCCAGCTCTGACATCCAGTCATTGTTCACATCCAACGCCAGTGCCCGGCCCACTGCTGCGGCTGACTCTTCCACTGAGCTGCTGAGGTCCCGGTTGCACGAGATGTGGACCCTCCAGTCCACCACGGCCAGCGGCAGCCTCTGGTGCTGTCTCCCCTGCAGCCGGTTCTCGCACAGGGTGCAGGTGCCATTTGGGCGACGCCACAAGCTGGTGTCCACCACATTGGCCCCCGTCCACTCCAGCGTGGTCACGTCGATGCCCTCCCCCACCAAGCTGTGCGCGGGCACGAAGGTCATGGGCTCATCGCACTCCTCAGCTGTGCCCGTGTAGCAGTCGGGGGAGACtccagggagaaggaagaggaggagcaaagGGATGAAGGCACCGGATCTCGCCATGGCTGGTGCGATGGTGCCTGTCACCTGGGAGCGGCTTTTGGACTTTGAGCCTCCctggagggagaaaaacagagaGAGGATTCATTAACGACAATCTAGTGGCAGGCAGTTCCACAGGCACAACACATCCTAGCAGCATCCCAGAAGCCTGCAAGCTGCTACGACCCTCCCTGAATCTGAAAGAAGAGCTCTCCACCAGCCTGTGCTATAGCCTGCCTACCCCATTGCCGGCCGATTCTGCTGGAGAGTTGCTGCTGGGTGTGAACAGTACAGGGACTAGGACACATACAATCTGGCAGTTCTGATTCTGTCCACTAGGGGGCAGTTGGTTTAGTTGTCTGTAGTAGGGGACCTGAAACACATGGGTGAATAGTTCTCATTCCATGTAATAGACAGCTGCGCAGATATACACCTGTGCCCACCCctgcttcccaccccacccccaagataAATCTCCCCTCATTGTGCCGGGAACTGAATCCCCCACGTGAGCTACAGGAAGTAGGGTGACTCTTGCTGAAATATGCACAGCCCCATTCCCTCCTGCAGGAAGAGAAACGCACCCACACGAGTGTCCTCAATTCCCTTCATGTCTTACCTCCTAAATCGCTGTATGTGCCAGGCTCCTTCAcctggcactgagatgcagccagctctggggcagggcagcaggggaaCAGCCACCCAGAGAGCTCTGGGGAGCATTGGTGTGGCTACTGGGGTATGGTGATGTCGCCACAGCTACCCCGATTGCTgcttcccagcacctcccccaggctcccctgccccatggatTTCCTGTCTGCAGCAAAGCGCAGGGCTCCCGTGTGGGGATCACGGCAGCTGGGCTGGAGCAGTGGCATTTCCAGGGGCCACCCTGATGCAGATGTCAGCTGGATCATAGTGCAGGAAGCTGAGCTCTCCTGAGCTCTCTGGGTTTGTCAACTGGGAGGCAGAACAGGCAGAAAGAGGGAGCCCCGCCTACAGCAAAATCCCCCCCCCGAACGAATCCAGGAGGATCGGGGGAGAAAGGAAAGTGTGGGGGGACTGTCTGGGgggaagggccagatcctgacatCAATGATCCAATTGTAAATTTGGAGTGGGGTCAGTCAGGCTAGAGAGGGGAGccaggaagccaggactcctggattctatccctggctcagggaagggagcggggtctagtggttagagcaggggggctgggagccaggactcctgggttctctctctctctgggaggggagtgggtctagtggttagatcgggggggggggcacgggctgggagccaggacgcctggattctatccctggctcagagaggggagtgggatctaggggtcagaaggggggtgggggacacaGGGCCAAGAGGGGTTAAACACTAGCAGACTAACTAGCCCatattcaacctttagagacatattAGGAGAtaattgtgttttgtgtgtgtttccatATATGCTGTTATAGGTTGACAATGTAACCAAACGGTTCCTGCCTGTCCTATATTCTGTAAATTCAGAGATCCAAAGGAGATGTTAACTGTAAATGTAGGAACATCGCTGTCTTCACCCTCTTTTAGGCATGCAGTTAATTACTTGTAAATGACGGGAGGTGGGCAGTTACATAATGTTAATCCATGCAGCTAATTACTGGTGGTCCTTTGGAAAGAGAAGGTTttacttcatagattcatagattcacagatatttaggtcagaagggaccattatgatcatctagtctgacctcctgcacaatgcaggccacagaatttcacccacccactcctacaaaaaaaacctcacacctatatctgtgctattgaagtccgcaaatcatagtttaaagtcttcaaggagcagagaatcctccagcaagtgactcgtgccccatgccacagaggaaggCCACAAACTATAAAAGAactcttgggccctgatcctgccatctcagatctgcttaagctt
The nucleotide sequence above comes from Caretta caretta isolate rCarCar2 chromosome 6, rCarCar1.hap1, whole genome shotgun sequence. Encoded proteins:
- the LOC125637841 gene encoding perforin-1-like — translated: MARSGAFIPLLLLFLLPGVSPDCYTGTAEECDEPMTFVPAHSLVGEGIDVTTLEWTGANVVDTSLWRRPNGTCTLCENRLQGRQHQRLPLAVVDWRVHISCNRDLSSSVEESAAAVGRALALDVNNDWMSELELREESHGLALGGSKSQLTSYAYQKELQDKYMFVRQEIPCVYYRLSLAQDPPLMPQFFWTLRSLPPGYNSSIYWPFLAKYGTHYVRQADLGGQVRQLTAVQTCRAVLDGLTATEIKARLGSQFLQDLGLSPLSSSAQSSNESNQGWGSSQVPYMEKRIQVTGGKSDSKQLFSTEQNASSFSTWMESLRASPDLVSYSLMPIHALVRPGDPRREALRQAVKEYVAERGHKKSCPRSCPKGGQADALDPCKCYCSGNPLTNSMCCSLQRGTARLKVHVLWGTDLWGDTVTDTDAYVKFSFQGQQLQTGQVKEDNHPIWREDLDFGPVTLPELPKLEMEVWDEDLLEDDLLGRCYTYLKVGKNVKLTCSLEHGHFKFSYTLECGPNLGGNNCHEYVPVRGEN